The segment ATGTCATCAGATATGGACTCTAATCCTGTGCTGTAATGTGATTCacgtcatgtcatcatatatggACTCTAATCCTGTGCTGTAATGTGATTCACGTCATGTCATCCATCTTATATGGACTCTAATCCtgtcaatatattcttgttaGTATCATGAATCTTGTTCCTTTTCAACGACGCTTAAACAAATCAATGTTTATCTCAGGTCACGTGACATGTTACAAGTGATCAAAATGACTAGGTGAATGTCATACCGGTATTGTCTTTAACAACAATCTGAGTTCAATGAATACACCGACTTTTGCGGTATCGTGTCACTTCCATGTTTAAAGGCAGGAGAGATCACACGCAGTAAAAGATACTTTTGTAGCTAGGAAAAATACGCTTACACGTCTTGATTTAACTGAAATTCTGTATCACTGACATACTGGGCCCCCTTCCAACCTAAACACACATTTGTGACTTTGTTAAACCCCAGATCTCCCACTCCTAGTAATGGGTGATATTACGGGACAATTCGTATTGCCTACCTCGCAAACGAAAACAACAACTCTGTTGCGGAAAACATAACCTGAAACTGGAAATAGTTGAGAGTATAAGACGTCAAGACAGCCCTTAATAACACGCCGCGTGTATTAATTTTCAGGGAATAATGGCACATTCCCATCGTCGGTATAATTGTTGAACATCAGTGAGAGTTCCCAAACCCTCCAGTAAGGTCTTAGTCTTAGGGGACGACTGTCGTCGACAGAGGTAATTATAAGCTTGTTGCGTGTCACGTATACCGTCGCCATCGTTCTATATCTACCCACACATCATTCCCCCCCCCCTCCACCcctccccaccccacacacaccacacacacacacacacacacacacacacacacacacacacacacacacacacacagtgaatGAAAGCACCGTATCTTCAGGACCTGATATCTAACTCACTTAGTCACTGAGGCTAGGAATGGTTCAGCGACAAAAGACACAACACCCCACTTTATACAACACCTGAGTTTAGTTAAAAGTCACTTTGAGAGGTATTTCAAGGTTGATGTGAGACGACAGACTACTTGGATGAACGTCAAGCTGAAGCACTGAAACCCCGGAAACCACACCATAACCAGGGTAGTTTGATACACATTCAATGTGGTGCAAACCTCATCGCTTTTATAGAGTTTGTTACACAATGTCTGTGTGCTCTATCATGCTATGTTCTTGGTCCGTGTGTACTGCTCTACTGCCTTGCAAGGGGAAGTAATGAGCCAGGATGGCAGCCGCCACACAGTCACCGCTGATATTCACCATGGTGATCAGGCGGCCTCTGGAAGATGAATCGGTAGGAATGGTTACATATTGTTTCAGCAACAGTGCCACTCTGATACTTAGTATTCCTGGTGTCTACTGCGGTGATGATGTTGGAATATATGTTATTGCTGAATTATGTATTTAGCATGTACAATGAAACCTTGCTATAAACTTAAAGGCACGCGACATTCCTAGCGCATATTTCGGTGTGAAATTAGCTGAGAACGAATAAATTGGCCGATATCACGTAGTTTTATTATACATTGGTCAAGAGAGGACCCAAGATAACATCGGTATCATCGTAGCAGAACCAATACGATGACGATAcacagagtgagtttagttttacgccgcactcggatGTCAAATGCAGCCATAATTTGAACTAATAAATCAACACGTATTGTATATATGCATGAAGACCTGTACGCGAAGGTGAAGTCCCTTTGTGTAGTATAAACACACTCTGTCCAGGTATTAGGAGTTTACACTATAGACGTGAACGTACAAAAGCCACACATTAGAAGTTAAAACAGCAGAATCCTTGTGTGTGTCTGGCGAGAACTTACAGCAGCCAGACAACCGGCAGGACGAAGTACACGTCATCAGCAGGGAGGCCCACAGCGGACATGATGACGAAAAGCGTTACAAAGCCGCCCCCCGGGATGCCTGCCGAGCCAACACTGGTCAGGGTTGTacacaaactgaaaatacaaaatacaaaacatcttTCCATCTCTCTACTTATTATGTACCTACCTATCAATTTATCTATCTACTTTCCCAGATCTTGGCCTCAATTCACAAGGCGTTCATAATTtcacgacagtcgtaagtttgttgtaaacacacacgcacgcacgcacgcacgcgcgcgctcgcacacacacacacacatacctataGGATCGTTGCTTGTTACAcccacgcgcgcacacacacacgcctaTAGGATCGTTGCTTGTTACACCCACAAAGCAACAGTTCAGATTACGAGAGTTAACAACGTCACCATCCCCCACGCTCGCCCAGTGACGTCGTTAACTTTATGGAAACATCGTTGGTGGCTTCGAAATGTAGTTACATTGTTGGATAAAGTGCATGTATTTCACAATCACCAGTTGTGTTGCTAGCTGTTCACTTCTCTTTTTAACATAACCGTTAAATTCATATAATGTGCTGAAATATCAGGGTTTTAAACATCCCTGTGTTGGGTAAACAGTTTGAGAATATTATAACTTTGCCATATGAATGAAGACTTGATGCCGAGCAATTGTGGTGTTGATGTCGTGCACAAAGGTTCctagtgtaaatattttacgaccgcatcaatgttttgtttatttaaacGGTATCTTCTTAATTCTATGGACTTTCACCATGCTTGCATTTGGAAGATAGCTGGCATGCCAACATTACTTACCCATCCAAACACGACTTGCACTGAATCAGGTTTATTTAGGTATTTAATGGTATTGCACGTTTTTGCTGCCTCAGACATAATGAATCGACCTACCGACTACCGCAGATCATATGATAGGCTGAACACCTCCTTGATCACTGAATAATTGTCACATTACATAACACCCGTCATCTACCGAGTTCCGTCAAGGAAAGGGACTGTCTAACAGTATGATTTTGGCGATGGCTAGACAACGTCTGTATTGCAGTGGTTGCCATGTTTCGGTACAGACTGTAACACCGTCATCAAGCAAGTACGTTGTTAACATCTACACAGAAACGTCACATCCAcaacaacaaagaagttgtatgtccatgaaaagtgttcctcttcatcatatCAACTTCTAAATACAACGTAAGGAAGATACTGCTTAAAGGTAACATTGTAagtgatgtgagtgagtgagtttagatttaagccgcactcagcaatattccagctttatggcagcggtctgtaaatactcgaatcTGGATTAagcaatccattgatcaacatcaggagtatcgatctgcgcaatcactgggaaccagtgacatgtgtcaacaaagtcagctagcctgactacctgacgccgttagtcgcctcttacgacaagcatgggttactgaaggccaatattgtaagccggaccttcacgggtttgacGTGAGTGAAATACCAGATGATGAAGATGTCGATGAAGTTCAGCTGTATAGCTTTCAGCTGTGCGATGAAGACGACAGTGACAACTTGAAAGATGGCGGTGCCGTCCATGTTGATGGTGACCCCTATGGGCAGCACGAAGCGGCAGATGCTCCGGTCAATTTTCAAGTTGTCCTCACAGCAGCGGATCGTCACAGGAAGTGTAGCTGCGCTGTCGGACAGTACAACACGTTCATCAGTATCGGTGAACCCTCTCTTGTTGGTGCTAGACAGCTGAAATTTGAATATCTAAGAGGATCTACATCTTGCCTAGATCACTATCACTTACAAGAAGCCATACTGCGAAACATTCGAACAGAAGTCGAGATATCAATGGTGAGACGTTAATAGAACGCCCATATAAGACTATATTATCATACATATTTTGCATTGATTAAAACACATTGTCTACTAGTGACACGGGAGAAGAGACTCCTCCCAGTGCATTTCGATAGAGTTTGACTGCAGTCGTCATTAAGATCATTCCTTTGTTCGAATCCCGATAATCATGTCGTGGTTGTGGTTCAATCAGCGCAAACGCATCCAAATAGTATTAGCAAACGTTTGTCATAAAAACGATACATGAAAAGTGCATGCAGAAACGTTATCCACGTAATGCTCGGGCAATGTGTCGGAAACAAGAGTAGAGACATCGACTTTAAACGTTTAAACCAAATTCATCATTTCGGTTTTTTACGACGTAAACGAGTTGAGATGGGCTTTACGGCACATCGGCGTTATTCCAGCCATAGAGTGACGAGGTCAAGTCTGCATCCATTACCGTTCAAAGTCCATGGTCCAAAtgagttttgtttgaaaaatatatgttttcatttcactaccatttaaaaacagaaaatgtcatagcACCAAATAGCAACTATTTGTTATTCTTTTTAGAAAACCACACTCTATGATATAGGTCAACTTCCCTCAGGTAATCTATGATCAGATGCCCACTCATGTGGGAAAACAGACCTCTTTTTTGTTTAAGGTCCCGAGTATAAGGGCTTTCCAAGAGCAGCCTCGGCCCTTGTGTTACCTGCTATGCCGACGTGAGCCGGCAACCAGAAGAGgatgatgtcatattggccagtacaAAGATCGTTGTAAAGTTCTAAAATGTCCAGGATGATAGGATGACTTGAAGTAACATTCTGAAGTGCTTGAAAGCAAGATAATGAGTCTGTGAAAACGATGAAGTTTTTCGAATGGTTCTGGTGTTTTATATAGGTCAAAGCTGTGAAGTTTTTGCCTCAGCAGTGAAGATGCAGCTGTTGTCTGGGATTCTAGAGGAGACGGTCTTTGATCCAGTGCGACATAAACGAAgataacaaaatgccaagatTGAATGCTACTGACCGAAATATCGTTGTTGGACGTTTGTAAGCAGGGACTCCCGGTCTGCTGTTGCAAGAGACTTCAACATCCACCACAACACCAAATCTCGATTATGGCATCAATATGCCAGCTTCATTTCGACCCTAGATCGTCCCAGACGTGGAAGACCATGAGTTACCACTCCTACTGAGGACAGATTTATCAGGGTGTTTCACTTACGTCACGGATTTGCTACGGTACGGCAAAAGGGTCTGGTCTTCCAATTGTTTCCGCCCAAACCATCAGAAAACGTCTGAGTGAAGTAGGAATTCGAGCATATCGGCCAAACGTTGGACCTATCCTGACACGACAACACAGGACAACGACGTGTCCGAAGGTACAACAAGGAACAGGGCCGGAACCTGGGGAACAGGGACGCGTATGATTCAGTGATGAATCGCATTTCCTCCCGCAACGACGGGATGGAGATAACGTGTCCATCGATGTCTACACGAACCTTTTGAGCCCAACTGCGTTCGACAGGTGGACATATTTGATGGATATAGCGTCATGGTGTGGGGATAATGTCCCcaacgttgttgttgttggtggtggttcAAGGAAATCTTACGGCAAATGCTTAATCGAATAAATCCTGCGAGCTCACCACCTTCCACCTTCCAGGGGACGATGTTTCAACAACAACGCTCGATCCCACATAACTCGTGGTAGCAGGTGCCTATCTCGCCCTGGCATTCCAAATCGCCTCATCTGAACCCAATCGAGACATTATTGGACGACCTTGATGGACGCGTCCGTAAACGTCACCATCGTCCTCAGACACCTGCAGAATTCCTCAAGCAAATATCCGACTACTTGTGCAATCCCCTGGTGATGTCACGAGGTAGTGACCTGAACGCCCCTTGTGTCCACACACTGAATTGATTGAACATGTCCAGAAGACAACTGAATTGATGCTGACAATGACAACAACGCATATATATGTCGAATTTCAAGCCTTATTGACTTTTGTACAGTTGTTTACGTGTAGTAAATGTCCTTATAATCATTTTAGGAATCACCATTTCGGACATTCATTGcttaaaataacaacaacaacaataataatggCCTATTCGGAACCCTTGATGTCCATTGTTTGTCCATTCGTAACAGACAATTCGTAACTCTTTCTAGCTTTTGTTTTGACTCCAAATAAGAGTACGTGGGTCCGTGAGTACGaatttacgtcgcttttagctaCTGGacattacacattgtactcCCGTGGGGAGTCATGGTCATCGGCGGGACATCAGAACGCTTAACCACCAGACCAAACCTCACCAATTTCAAATAGCCGAGGTTTCGTTTTCCAGATATCtcacgcaaaacacaacttgttcaaagaatatgtgaaagtgtgaatatGAGACAGGACAATCAGTCATATTGACTCGGTCCCACGCAATCTGGTTGTTAGATGCAATGACATGGAGCTTCAGACTCCCAGGGAAACCTTGCTCACTATATCAGTCAAGTAATTTCAcatccagactagattatttctAGGCCATGACCATATACATGGAATGGTACGGCTATAAATAGCATCCAACAACAAATCTCCGATGTACCTATGTTTACGGTAAGTATCAAACCTCGAGTTAGTTCCAACTGCAGTGACAAGTGCCTGAAGTATCCCACGTGTGATCCTGTAGGGGTTCCTCCTGGTCAGGGCCGCGTAGATGACGGGTAAGACGACAGAGGAGTGGACAGCGTACCCGACAAGGTTTGTGATCATGTACATGCCCAGCTGGCGACCCGTGGTCAGTAAGTCGTCTACAGCCAGGATCTTGGACATTGTGAGGAACAAGATCCCAACAGGTGAATACCTACACAGGTGAATACCTACACAGGTGAATACCTACACAGGTGTTGTGTCACTGTGTATCCTATCTAGTTCAGGTTAAAAGAAACATCGACATGTACTACCTTTAATTAGTGTTGCTCATTCATATATAAAAAGTGTAAAAAAAGAGGAGAGAGGATACATAACACCATTTCGAAAACTTCTGACACAAATATTGGCATTATAATAGGTTCCTATTTTctgaaacattacaaacattttcttaaatttCCTGACGCTAAGTTTAAATCTCAAttagatatcttgaaattttaCGAAAACAGTTCTAAAGCAAATGGACCCTTAAATGCTTCCGTACTTCTCCTAACCTGTCAGAAATATCGGTGACAGATGAAGAGGATCCGTTTTTAATACGTACCAAATAACAAGCGTAACCATTGTCATGGTGATGTCATTGAGGGAAGAGAAGAATCTTAGCATCACTTCACCAGACTTTCCGAGCCTTCCCAAGCACAACCCGAACACAACACAGTACATCAGTATACCTGTTGGACAGAGCACAGTCCAAATGCAACACAATACGTCAGTATACCTGTATGACATAGCACAGCCATGAGcgagtgttgttttatgccgcaaatATGAGGGCGAactatgtacattttgtcaggAGAAAAACTATCACTTATAGCAAGAACAACGACACATGTTTATAACGCGATACACATAACGGTGATATCCATAGTCTTATAACCGCCTTTAGACAAACAGTGTGGGGCCAGATAGGGTCCTCGGGGTCATCTTTGAAACCTTCTTGATATCACAGCTTCAGTTACAAGGAGACTTATACGTACAAATCACGTTTAAATCAGAGGTAAACATGGGTGTGCATGTCCCAGCATTCCCGTAACCTGAGACGCTGAGGAAGCTCAACACGGAAACGTCGTTATTAAATCTTACAGGAGATAAAAGTAAAACCCTTAATCAAACCATTTATAAAGCATGTAAAAAGAGGTATGTCGAGGAAGACATTTTTCATTGTCTGAAACGTGTTGCACATAATTACTCTTTGAATAAATTAGAAGACTTCTGACTGGGTAATCGCCAGTCCATGTACTCATGGATTGCGTTTCATGGATCATAAGAATCCCAATGGAAAATTCACGaaaaattatttttgtaaacTGTGTCGTGAGAATAtactatttttcatttataaGATAGAAACAAGATCTGAAGATACATCCTAAAGCGGCGGTAATATTTGAAATAAGTTCCATAGAACAGGTTTTAACGACAACATAATGATAAGAATATGGTTATTCACATGGCTGTTTGGCTTTGGCTTCAGGAACTACTGAATCAGACGGACTCACTGAAACATATCATTCTACCAGGCAATTTGTTGTCTAACGAATGTACAACCTTTGTTTTTATACATGCCAAATTCTAATAAATTTCATGATATAGTTCTTCTATTTCTTGTGCATCACTGGCTGCAAAGCGTTTCACCTTGTTGTCGTATACGAACATGGTCGTTCGGTACTCAGAGAGATATAAGCTCGGTATGTTTACAAACTTTATCATGCAAAATCTGCCTCCCACAGTAGATGTCGCTTGTGTCAGATCATGCGATATCTATAAGTGATATCTACTGTAGATTTCGCAAGAATGGACGCGTCTCAGTGAAATTGCATCATCAGTTTATGACCTCACAATGATTTCACGTCAAGAAAGAATtaggatgataaatagaatcgcCGCCGTATactctgatatcaaatatattaacacTCTTGAAAGTAAAAATATGTAACTTTAATCAATCGTGTTgatgtatttgatatcaaaatacactAGTGTGACATTCTCTATATGTAACAAAAATACCATTTTTCACATTCCAGGATGTATCTATAGGTCTAATCTTGCTTCCACGTGAGAAATAGAAGACCAGCACATTCTCAAAAAGGGAACAATAGTAAGAccaaaaagttcatagtaagaACGTTTTGTGAAAATAGTTGATTGTGCAAAAATCCAATATAAACCCCGAATCGAGGTCAAGGTTCCAATCCTATTCTTTCATagagaaaatatgtttatatgaaACAGTCTGGAGATTCAGTCGGCTAGATGTCTGTGGGACTTCCTCTGACATCTGACTGCCGTGACATACCCCATATACAATGTATTTCACAAAGCGGCATCCAACTGAACCGTGCCAGCCAGCAACTGTACATGTTTCTCACCTACTGTGTTCATCCCTGTTACATACACACTCTTCTGTTCCCAGCCTGCCTCTGTCTGTTGCCTGTGGAAGGTCATATTTGGGGGCAGTACGTCCTCATAGGAAGCATTTCTTCCTGCATCCAGGGTGACATTTGAATTATTCACGCCGGTTCCAGCCTTCTGGACATACTTTGTTCCCGTTTGCTGGATGGCTGCCTGCACGATGTTCTCAGGTACAATATTTCTGAAAGGATTCAGAAGTGCTGTAATTTCTTTATTGTCCTAAGAAAATCTTAttacacatatttgaaagtaagtaacaatacaataaataataatagAAAGGCACTTGTAATGAGCACAAGCCAGACATAAAACTTGCTCAAAGCgcaacaaaatatcaaaatatgatacGCAAGTAAGCATAATATCAGATGCATTGAGAGAACAGGTGTTTTTTAGTCTTAATTTGAATAGTTCGGACGTGGCACAAAGTGTGACGTCAGATGCAAGAGTATCCAACAGCACTAGGGAGATATGTAGCCAAAGAGTTTTAGTCTGTAGGAAGGAGTGAGTTGCTGTCACTGGAGCAAAATTGTCGGGCAGGTACATATGGAGTAAGTCACTAATTTAGTCAGGGCTGGTGTTGTTGAGGCATCTGTATGTAATGCAGAGCACCTTGAACTGTATTCTAACTGTATTCTGGCTCTGATGGGTAGCCAGTGAAGTACTCAAGGAATGGGTGATATATGCGCATACTTCCTGGTTTGTGACATGATCCTAGCCGCTGTGTATTGGACCATTTGAAGTCGGGGTAGATGTCTGTCACTAATGCCCTGTAACAAACTGTTACAATAATCCAATCTAGATGCTATATATATTAGACAGTGGATCATGGATTGTACGACAATCATTGCTGATATATTACCAGTACCTTCCCTACAAAATGTCATTACATAAATTAATTGTGTTACAATGTTGTGTTAGATAGTGCTGTTGTTTACCCCGAGGTGTCCACAACACCGTCAGCGCGGTTGTTCGCCTGTGTCAGGTATACCGTGACTATGAGTTAGTTGCTAACAGTAAGAGCgcgcttcacactttgtacaaaAGCAGGATTCACTTAAGGTATACAGCGTGACTAGATTTCACGTACTGGAAGCAACGTGAAATATTTAGTGTGTCAG is part of the Haliotis asinina isolate JCU_RB_2024 chromosome 6, JCU_Hal_asi_v2, whole genome shotgun sequence genome and harbors:
- the LOC137286943 gene encoding excitatory amino acid transporter-like isoform X2; the protein is MKVKQCLLGHLLLLATVLSIVIGVTAGMLCRQLNPSAETILIIGFPGELLMRMLKLLILPLIVASLITGIANLDGRSAGKMGVVTLAYYISTTVVALAVGLTLVLAIKPGVGNMMTSTTHKAGPAPHLSPIHAFLDLLRNIVPENIVQAAIQQTGTKYVQKAGTGVNNSNVTLDAGRNASYEDVLPPNMTFHRQQTEAGWEQKSVYVTGMNTVGILMYCVVFGLCLGRLGKSGEVMLRFFSSLNDITMTMVTLVIWYSPVGILFLTMSKILAVDDLLTTGRQLGMYMITNLVGYAVHSSVVLPVIYAALTRRNPYRITRGILQALVTAVGTNSRFDTYRKHRYIGDLLLDAIYSRTIPCIWSWPRNNLVWM
- the LOC137286943 gene encoding excitatory amino acid transporter 3-like isoform X1, which gives rise to MKVKQCLLGHLLLLATVLSIVIGVTAGMLCRQLNPSAETILIIGFPGELLMRMLKLLILPLIVASLITGIANLDGRSAGKMGVVTLAYYISTTVVALAVGLTLVLAIKPGVGNMMTSTTHKAGPAPHLSPIHAFLDLLRNIVPENIVQAAIQQTGTKYVQKAGTGVNNSNVTLDAGRNASYEDVLPPNMTFHRQQTEAGWEQKSVYVTGMNTVGILMYCVVFGLCLGRLGKSGEVMLRFFSSLNDITMTMVTLVICAATLPVTIRCCEDNLKIDRSICRFVLPIGVTINMDGTAIFQVVTVVFIAQLKAIQLNFIDIFIICLCTTLTSVGSAGIPGGGFVTLFVIMSAVGLPADDVYFVLPVVWLLGRLITMVNISGDCVAAAILAHYFPLQGSRAVHTDQEHSMIEHTDIV